A genomic segment from Sphingopyxis sp. DBS4 encodes:
- a CDS encoding M23 family metallopeptidase produces MRAPHLLAALALLTVAAGCVPASDAPAKPAPSPFTDPGPPLPPPAAPPVRADFLLRGTPEQGAVMLGQAPGGTRTLTLDGQGVPLASDESFLIAFDRDAGPSALLVATLASGQRVERVLTVAAGSWRIEHINAPYRGSASSDAEFARRRPAELAQIAAARATPVESNGWRQKFRWPVTGRFSGFFGSQRVYQGKPGSYHSGTDVAVPAGTPFFAPADGVVTLAAAAPFTLEGNLLIVDHGMGLSSAFLHCQRLDVKVGDRVTQGQPLGLVGRTGRATGPHLHWGLKWRDARLDPGKLAGSMGN; encoded by the coding sequence ATGCGGGCGCCGCACCTGCTGGCGGCATTGGCGCTGCTGACGGTCGCCGCGGGATGCGTGCCGGCTTCGGACGCGCCGGCGAAGCCCGCGCCTTCGCCCTTCACCGACCCCGGACCGCCGTTGCCGCCACCAGCCGCGCCGCCGGTGCGCGCCGATTTCCTGCTGCGCGGGACGCCCGAACAGGGCGCGGTGATGCTGGGGCAGGCGCCGGGCGGGACGCGGACGCTGACGCTCGACGGCCAGGGCGTGCCGCTGGCGTCCGACGAGAGCTTCCTGATCGCCTTCGATCGCGACGCCGGCCCCTCGGCGCTGCTCGTCGCGACGCTCGCGTCGGGGCAGCGGGTCGAGCGGGTGCTGACGGTCGCCGCGGGAAGCTGGCGGATCGAGCATATCAACGCGCCGTATCGCGGCAGCGCGTCGAGCGACGCCGAGTTCGCGCGGCGGCGCCCGGCTGAGCTCGCCCAGATCGCCGCGGCGCGTGCGACGCCGGTCGAATCGAACGGCTGGCGGCAAAAATTCCGTTGGCCGGTGACCGGGCGCTTTTCGGGCTTCTTCGGATCGCAGCGCGTCTATCAGGGCAAGCCCGGCAGCTATCACAGCGGCACCGATGTCGCGGTGCCCGCGGGAACGCCTTTCTTCGCGCCCGCCGACGGGGTGGTGACGCTCGCGGCGGCGGCGCCCTTCACGCTCGAGGGCAATCTGCTGATCGTCGACCACGGCATGGGGCTGTCGAGCGCTTTCCTCCATTGCCAGCGGCTCGACGTGAAGGTCGGCGACCGGGTGACGCAGGGCCAGCCGCTCGGACTTGTCGGGCGGACGGGGCGGGCGACGGGACCGCACCTCCATTGGGGACTCAAATGGCGCGACGCGCGTCTCGACCCCGGCAAGCTTGCGGGGTCGATGGGCAATTAA
- a CDS encoding DUF2093 domain-containing protein: MLIASRNRLARLHYGPNGFRVLSPGDHVLCAVTGVPIGLDELRYWSVARQEPYATAALSVQAALDSKA; the protein is encoded by the coding sequence ATGCTGATCGCCAGCCGCAACCGCCTCGCCCGCCTGCACTATGGCCCCAACGGCTTTCGCGTGCTGTCGCCGGGCGACCATGTGCTGTGCGCGGTGACCGGGGTGCCGATCGGGCTCGACGAGCTTCGCTATTGGTCGGTCGCACGGCAGGAGCCCTATGCGACCGCCGCGCTTTCGGTGCAGGCCGCGCTCGACAGCAAGGCGTGA
- the xseA gene encoding exodeoxyribonuclease VII large subunit has product MAVPFPDMASGDESEARLLAEAAPGDNAPALSVSQLSAAIKRTVEDGFSRVRVRGELSGAKRAASGHFYAALKDDNALIDMVMWKGQAGRLAFRPEDGIEVIATGKLTTYPGRSKYQLVVDSLEVAGEGALMLLFEKLKARLGGEGLFDRERKQPLPRLPRIIGVVTSPTGAVIRDILHRLADRFPTHVIVWPVLVQGEGAAAQVAKAVRGFDALAPGGPVPRPDLVIVARGGGSIEDLWAFNEEVVVRAIADCRIPTISAVGHETDVTLADYVADVRAPTPTAAAELAVPVRAELAAELAARGGRMIGAASRHAALARERLVALARHLPKREALYAPQRQRLDDAQGRIDRAQRHRLAVVAERLASRSGALRPSLLARRLDRDRARLEGLERLFASLDPRALLSRGYAMVRDAGGAIVTSAAKARAAGHLRLQFADGDVPAEVVDGDAPPPAQRPTRKAPPAPGRGQGELF; this is encoded by the coding sequence ATGGCAGTCCCTTTTCCCGATATGGCGTCCGGCGACGAGAGTGAAGCGCGGCTGTTAGCCGAGGCCGCACCGGGGGACAATGCTCCCGCGCTGTCGGTGAGCCAATTGTCGGCGGCGATCAAGCGCACGGTCGAGGACGGCTTTTCGCGGGTTCGCGTGCGCGGCGAGCTGTCAGGCGCGAAGCGTGCGGCGTCGGGGCATTTCTATGCGGCGCTCAAGGACGACAATGCCCTGATCGACATGGTGATGTGGAAGGGGCAGGCGGGGCGTCTCGCTTTCCGGCCCGAGGACGGGATCGAGGTGATCGCGACCGGGAAGCTCACCACTTACCCCGGGCGCTCCAAATATCAGCTCGTCGTCGACAGCCTCGAAGTCGCGGGCGAGGGCGCGCTGATGCTGCTCTTCGAGAAATTGAAGGCGCGGCTCGGCGGCGAGGGGCTGTTCGACCGCGAGCGCAAGCAGCCGCTGCCGCGCCTGCCGCGGATCATCGGCGTCGTCACCTCGCCGACCGGGGCGGTGATCCGCGACATTCTCCACCGCCTCGCCGATCGCTTTCCGACGCATGTGATCGTCTGGCCAGTGCTGGTGCAGGGCGAAGGCGCGGCGGCGCAGGTCGCGAAGGCGGTGCGCGGCTTCGATGCGCTCGCGCCCGGCGGGCCGGTGCCGCGTCCTGATCTGGTCATCGTCGCGCGCGGCGGCGGGTCGATCGAGGATCTGTGGGCGTTCAACGAAGAGGTCGTCGTGCGCGCGATCGCCGACTGCCGCATCCCGACGATCAGCGCGGTGGGGCACGAGACCGACGTGACGCTCGCCGACTATGTCGCCGACGTGCGCGCGCCGACGCCGACCGCCGCCGCCGAGCTGGCGGTGCCGGTGCGCGCGGAGCTTGCCGCCGAGCTGGCGGCGCGTGGCGGGCGGATGATCGGCGCGGCGAGCCGCCATGCCGCGCTCGCGCGTGAGCGGCTGGTCGCGCTGGCGCGGCACCTGCCGAAGCGCGAAGCGCTCTATGCGCCGCAGCGCCAGCGGCTCGACGACGCGCAGGGGCGAATCGACCGCGCGCAGCGGCACCGGCTCGCGGTGGTCGCCGAGCGGCTGGCGTCGCGGTCGGGGGCGCTGCGGCCGTCGCTGCTCGCACGAAGGCTCGACCGCGATCGCGCGCGGCTGGAGGGGCTCGAACGGTTGTTCGCCTCGCTCGACCCGCGTGCGCTCTTGTCGCGCGGCTATGCGATGGTGCGCGATGCCGGCGGGGCGATCGTGACGAGCGCGGCCAAGGCGCGCGCCGCGGGGCATCTGCGGCTGCAGTTCGCCGACGGCGACGTGCCCGCCGAGGTCGTCGATGGCGACGCGCCGCCGCCCGCGCAGCGCCCCACGCGCAAGGCGCCACCGGCGCCGGGCCGGGGGCAGGGCGAGCTGTTCTGA
- the purD gene encoding phosphoribosylamine--glycine ligase, which yields MNILLIGSGGREHALSWQLAQSPSCAKLYAAPGNPGIELHAECVPIAADDLDGLIAFVRAHAIDFVVVGPEAPLVAGLADRLREIGVPVFGPGAAAARLEGSKGFTKDLCARAGIPTAAYARASSAEEALALLDGFSIPVVIKADGLAAGKGVIIAETREDAEAAVEEMFAGAFGGAGAEVVIEEYMTGEEASFFALSDGTNVLAFGSAQDHKRVGDGDTGPNTGGMGAYSPAPVLTAELEAQVMDRIVRPTVAALAAEGTPYVGVLFAGLMLTDAGPKLIEYNCRFGDPECQVLMMRLKGDFAALLHAAATGALADAEPPVFSHDYALTVVIAAKGYPGTPEKGGAIRRIADAEAGGVRVFHAGTARDDRTLVAAGGRVLNVTATGKSVAEAQARAYAAVDKLDFPSGFCRRDIGWREVARETE from the coding sequence ATGAATATCCTGCTCATCGGGTCGGGGGGCCGCGAACATGCGCTGAGCTGGCAACTGGCACAATCGCCAAGCTGCGCCAAGCTCTATGCCGCTCCGGGCAACCCGGGGATCGAGCTCCACGCCGAGTGCGTGCCGATCGCCGCCGATGACCTCGACGGGCTGATCGCCTTTGTCCGCGCCCATGCGATCGACTTCGTCGTCGTCGGGCCCGAGGCGCCGCTCGTCGCCGGGCTCGCCGACCGGCTGCGTGAGATCGGCGTGCCGGTCTTCGGGCCGGGTGCGGCCGCCGCGCGGCTCGAAGGATCGAAGGGCTTCACCAAGGACCTCTGCGCGCGCGCCGGCATCCCGACCGCCGCCTATGCCCGCGCTTCCTCGGCCGAGGAAGCGCTCGCGCTGCTCGACGGCTTTTCGATTCCCGTCGTCATCAAGGCCGACGGCCTCGCCGCGGGCAAGGGCGTGATCATCGCCGAAACGCGCGAAGACGCCGAAGCGGCGGTCGAGGAGATGTTCGCGGGCGCCTTCGGCGGCGCGGGCGCCGAAGTGGTGATCGAGGAGTATATGACCGGCGAGGAGGCGAGCTTCTTCGCGCTCTCCGACGGCACGAACGTCCTCGCCTTCGGCAGCGCGCAGGACCACAAGCGTGTCGGCGACGGCGACACCGGCCCCAACACCGGCGGCATGGGCGCCTACAGCCCCGCGCCAGTGCTGACCGCCGAACTCGAAGCGCAGGTGATGGACCGCATCGTCCGCCCGACCGTGGCGGCGCTCGCCGCCGAGGGCACGCCTTATGTCGGCGTCCTCTTCGCCGGGCTGATGCTCACCGATGCGGGACCGAAGCTGATCGAATATAATTGCCGCTTCGGCGACCCCGAATGCCAGGTGCTGATGATGCGCCTCAAGGGCGATTTCGCCGCGCTGCTCCACGCCGCCGCGACCGGCGCGCTCGCCGATGCCGAGCCGCCGGTCTTTTCGCACGACTATGCGCTGACCGTCGTCATCGCAGCGAAGGGCTATCCCGGCACCCCCGAAAAGGGCGGCGCGATCCGCCGCATCGCCGATGCCGAGGCGGGCGGCGTGCGCGTCTTCCACGCCGGCACCGCGCGCGACGACCGCACGCTGGTCGCGGCGGGCGGCCGCGTCCTGAACGTCACCGCGACGGGCAAGAGCGTCGCCGAGGCGCAGGCGCGCGCCTATGCCGCGGTCGACAAGCTCGACTTCCCCAGCGGCTTCTGCCGCCGCGACATCGGCTGGCGCGAGGTCGCGCGCGAGACGGAGTAG
- a CDS encoding hemolysin family protein yields MSPFPWSDVAIIAVLILLNGLFALSELAIVSARGPRLQAAEKRGSRGAKIARQLAADPGRFLSTVQVGITLIGILAGAYSGASLGQPVADRLAAWFGIDAEHAQAAGFAVVIGVTTYFSLIVGELVPKQFALRAPEPIAIAMATPMFWLSRVAAPLVWLLDNSSAIVFRLLGLNRESEDRVTAEELHLIVAEASKSGVIEESERAIISGVVRLADRPVREVMTPRIDVDWIDIASDDDAVRAKLLESPHTRLPVARGSVDDIAGIVQARDIAGALFRGETLDLEKLIRPAKVIHDQIDAMDALEGLRAADVPMLLVHDEYGHFEGLVTPADLLSAIAGEFASDQDIGSEPFVTERDDGSLLIAGSMPADQMAERLGIELAGDRDYATAAGHALAILKHLPAEGESFTDRGWKFEIVDMDGRKIDKLLVSEIRKPKEDEDE; encoded by the coding sequence ATGAGCCCTTTCCCCTGGTCCGACGTCGCGATCATCGCGGTGCTGATCCTCCTCAACGGCCTGTTCGCCCTGTCCGAGCTCGCGATCGTCTCGGCGCGCGGGCCGCGTTTGCAGGCGGCCGAGAAACGCGGCAGCCGCGGCGCGAAGATCGCGCGCCAGCTTGCCGCCGACCCCGGTCGCTTCCTGTCGACGGTGCAGGTCGGCATCACGCTGATCGGCATATTGGCGGGCGCCTATTCGGGCGCGAGCCTTGGGCAGCCGGTCGCCGACCGGCTCGCGGCCTGGTTCGGGATCGATGCCGAACATGCCCAGGCGGCGGGCTTTGCGGTCGTCATCGGCGTCACTACCTATTTTTCGCTGATCGTGGGCGAATTGGTGCCCAAGCAGTTCGCGCTGCGCGCGCCCGAACCGATCGCGATCGCGATGGCGACGCCGATGTTCTGGCTGTCGCGCGTCGCGGCGCCACTCGTATGGCTGCTCGACAACAGCTCGGCGATCGTGTTCCGCCTGCTGGGTCTCAACCGCGAGTCCGAGGATCGGGTGACCGCCGAGGAATTGCACCTGATCGTCGCCGAGGCGTCGAAATCGGGCGTGATCGAGGAAAGCGAGCGCGCGATCATCTCGGGCGTCGTCCGCCTTGCCGACCGGCCGGTGCGCGAAGTGATGACGCCGCGCATCGACGTCGACTGGATCGACATCGCGTCGGACGACGACGCGGTGCGCGCCAAGCTGCTCGAAAGCCCGCACACGCGGCTGCCGGTCGCGCGCGGCTCGGTCGACGACATCGCCGGCATCGTCCAGGCGCGCGACATCGCCGGGGCGCTGTTCCGCGGCGAAACGCTCGATCTCGAGAAGCTGATCCGCCCGGCGAAGGTGATCCACGACCAGATCGACGCGATGGACGCGCTCGAGGGCCTGCGCGCCGCCGACGTGCCGATGCTGCTCGTCCACGACGAATATGGGCATTTCGAGGGACTGGTGACGCCCGCCGACCTGCTGTCGGCGATCGCGGGCGAATTCGCGTCGGATCAGGATATCGGCAGCGAGCCCTTCGTCACCGAGCGCGACGACGGCAGCCTGCTGATCGCGGGATCGATGCCCGCCGACCAGATGGCCGAACGGCTGGGAATCGAGCTGGCGGGCGACCGCGACTATGCGACCGCGGCGGGGCACGCGCTGGCGATCCTCAAGCATCTGCCCGCCGAAGGCGAGAGCTTCACCGATCGCGGCTGGAAGTTCGAGATCGTCGACATGGATGGGCGCAAGATCGACAAGCTGCTGGTCAGCGAAATCCGCAAGCCGAAGGAGGACGAAGACGAGTGA